The Oscarella lobularis chromosome 9, ooOscLobu1.1, whole genome shotgun sequence genome includes a window with the following:
- the LOC136191500 gene encoding uncharacterized protein → MLAVALIFFRLLALTAVSGQCTNCHEERTMKLSGTYTIAALFAGGRRNSDDDQCSLSSSMPQYNRYAIEQAEALIAAVEFVNERRLLPRNATLGYEIWDTCSQFPPTSGSDCSISCYNANLITSKKPLATIVGPTYTKDDTDYKRDLENAIDGLTDSSSTARKSRGFFFLTDLPSLPKSPNIVVNSELPCEIQAQAAFEFIKRFEKVDKVSVVSSDDHCGNQFLKEFAMKAKGHFRQFKCFRHMRMLSQSAAYVLVNCEVSDIQTSTNDWTNSAEHLCDGLIVLISNTEFARDFLEILYLNREGDGLKCAEPPKYRFLIGQLWGDPSYYPSIENALSVLLDRGVEVRALQYHVGSSKCVQNHIMSLRSNSSELQRNCWFRDFWEQKFQCSVRRDTCNVSQSLERESSVLSRNYKAGLIMDNIMMIVDYIKTSPSVADFENFSGISTTVNNQTGALMNALIGHSALHPNTWLFDIFNFSKDFRATQAGYVYYEYVKDKWFLSNDSPISEPETLTCNFAPPVVNNPWLCDFFPTEVVSPAPVSFSCQDNILVVLPLLLAAGVIALFIFYFYRISKAGGTKAVNVYNIPMFLLTCSLFSLIVAALSSTRVLEPLSCHSFILDYFIQIENSAFFSWLLIGLLSTMFTSRLVKICIKGLGFGFLIGIQASLSFVAYGTGTVSKKNSRGGHCIDVRLEVWSVLAYWYSALVFLVLFFLLVIVISRKYKKRSKAYLALVFVGACLLGYCVLLSALFWQDCFGLTVCVVVLASTPASALFITVILWLAEMARGKAQRSTKVESFIKAINDFVVNSPSEELPTGIEIEEEHRDKIQKVFINPKHVIGKERIGEGNFGMVFRGLLKNEVVAIKTVQGFASEQSEQSVNAFIREAIIMTTLSHPNVMNIIGISNICFGSSIPPSPVILLPYMELGDLRRFLRKRRARSSRSASETSESNNVLASFLLKPIELIDQLNFARQIAQGMDYLGGKKIIHRDLAARNCMIDFNMRIKVSDFGLAREADYYRDTKKTKRLPYRWMSTEAIKDFVFTTESDIWAFGVTLWEIMTKGEVPYSYMSVREMVEELKKGYRLECPRECPQYVYNIMSRCWHENPQSRLSFSQLIFQLDTEIKLLAPDYTDFDSKSITSETFTPELIL, encoded by the exons ATGCTAGCTGTCGCTCTTATTTTTTTCCGTCTTTTGGCCTTGACAGCGGTCAGTGGTCAGTGCACAAATTGCCACGAGGAGAGAACAATGAAGTTGTCTGGGACGTATACAATAGCTGCCTTGTTTGCTGGAGGAAGACGCAACTCAGATGATGATCAATGCAGTTTGTCATCAAGTATGCCTCAATATAATAGGTATGCTATAGAGCAGGCAGAGGCTCTCATAGCCGCGGTTGAGTTTGTCAACGAAAGGCGACTTTTGCCACGCAATGCAACGCTTGGATACGAAATATGGGATACGTGTAGTCAATTTCCGCCTACGTCAGGGTCGGACTGTTCTATTTCTTGCTACAACGCAAATCTGATTACGAGTAAGAAGCCTTTGGCAACGATTGTAGGTCCTACGTATACGAAAGACGATACCGACTATAAAAGAGATCTTGAAAATGCAATTGACGGTTTGACAGACTCCTCTTCTACAGCAAGGAAAAGTAGAggattcttttttctcaccgATTTACCATCACTCCCAAAATCTCCAAATATCGTAGTGAATTCGGAATTACCGTGCGAGATACAAGCTCAAGCCGCCTTTGAATTCATaaaacgttttgaaaaaGTAGACAAGGTTAGTGTCGTTTCAAGTGACGACCACTGCGGCAATCAGTTCTTAAAAGAGTTTGCGATGAAAGCGAAAGGCCACTTCAGGCAGTTTAAATGTTTTCGGCACATGAGAATGTTATCTCAGTCTGCGGCCTATGTATTGGTTAACTGTGAAGTGAGCGACATACAAACATCAACTAATGATTGGACAAATAGCGCGGAGCATTTGTGCGACGGGTTGATCGTTTTAATCTCTAACACGGAGTTTGCAAGAGATTTTCTAGAGATTCTTTATCTAAACAGGGAAGGTGATGGTCTGAAATGTGCCGAGCCACCAAAGTACAGATTTTTAATTGGGCAACTGTGGGGCGACCCTTCTTATTATCCTTCGATAGAGAACGCTTTGTCTGTCCTCTTAGACAGAGGAGTGGAGGTCAGGGCTTTGCAGTATCACGTGGGAAGCAGCAAGTGCGTTCAGAATCATATAATGTCGTTGAGATCAAATTCTTCGGAACTGCAACGAAATTGTTGGTTTCGCGATTTTTGGGAACAGAAATTCCAGTGCAGTGTTCGACGTGATACCTGCAATGTGTCTCAGTCGCTCGAACGAGAATCGTCGGTTCTGAGTCGCAATTATAAGGCGGGATTGATTATGGATAATATTATGATGATCGTGGATTACATAAAAACGTCTCCTAGTGTAGCAGACTTTGAAAACTTTTCCGGAATCTCTACGACGGTCAATAACCAAACAGGAGCATTGATGAATGCATTGATTGGACATAGCGCTCTTCATCCCAACACGTGGCTGTTCGATATTTTCAACTTTAGTAAGGATTTTAGAGCAACTCAAGCGGGCTACGTCTATTACGAATATGTAAAAGATAAATGGTTTCTATCTAACGACTCGCCAATCAGCGAACCCGAAACTCTCACCTGCAACTTTGCCCCTCCTGTTGTGAATAATCCATGGCTTTGTGACTTTTTCCCGACGGAAGTCGTCTCACCAGCACCAGTTAGTTTCTCGTGTCAAGACAATATCTTAGTTGTTCTACCTCTACTGCTTGCAGCTGGAGTGATTGCTCTATTTATCTTCTACTTTTATCGCATCTCAAAAGCCGGTGGCACAAAAGCAGTCAATGTATATAATATTCCAATGTTTTTGCTGACATGCTCTCTGTTTTCGCTTATTGTTGCTGCGTTATCGTCTACAAGGGTTCTGGAGCCTCTGAGCTGTCACAGTTTTATCCTTGACTACTTTATTCAAATCGAAAATtcggctttcttttcttggcTTTTAATTGGTTTGCTGAGTACAATGTTTACATCTCGGCTCGTCAAAATCTGCATCAAAGGACTTGGATTTGGATTTCTAATTGGAATTCAAGCATCACTATCTTTTGTCGCCTATGGTACGGGAACGGTGTCTAAAAAGAATTCCCGCGGCGGACATTGCATTGACGTTCGTCTGGAAGTCTGGTCGGTCTTGGCGTACTGGTACAGCGCTCTAGTTTTTCTAGTTCTATTTTTCCTGCTGGTGATTGTCATATCGCGAAAGTACAAGAAGCGGAGCAAAGCTTACTTAGCTCTTGTCTTTGTTGGGGCCTGTCTGCTTGGATACTGTGTGCTATTGTCAGCACTGTTTTGGCAGGACTGTTTTGGCCTAACGGTATGCGTTGTGGTGCTGGCAAGTACTCCAGCTAGTGCCCTATTTATTACTGTTATACTGTGGCTTGCTGAGATGGCTCGGGGCAAAGCGCAACGCTCAacaaaag TGGAATCATTTATAAAAGCTATTAACGATTTCGTGGTGAATTCTCCTTCAGAAGAATTACCAACCGgtattgaaattgaagaggaACATCGAGACAAAATTCAGAAAGTCTTTATCAATCCAAAGCACGTaataggaaaagaaagaattggAGAAG GAAATTTTGGAATGGTGTTTAGAGGTTTGCTAAAAAATGAAGTTGTGGCAATTAAAACCGTTCAAG gaTTTGCGTCTGAGCAATCAGAGCAATCAGTTAACGCTTTTATTCGGGAAGCTATCATCATGACAACGCTGAGTCATCCCAACGTTATGAACATTATTGGAATATCAAACATATGCTTCGGCAGTTCCATTCCTCCTTCTCCCGTCATTCTGCTTCCTTATATGGAGCTGGGAGACTTGAGGAGGTTtttgaggaagaggagagcaCGATCAAGCAGATCGGCGTCAGAAACTAGCGAAAGTAACAATGTTCTG GCATCATTTCTACTAAAACCTATAGAGCTAATTGACCAGCTAAATTTTGCTCGTCAGATTGCCCAGGGAATGGACTATTTAggtggaaagaaaataattcatcGCGATCTGGCAGCACGTAACTGCAT GATTGACTTCAACATGAGGATTAAAGTCTCTGATTTTGGATTGGCTCGAGAGGCCGACTATTACAGAGACACCAAGAAAACAAAGCGGTTGCCATATCGATGGATGTCAACAGAGGCGATCAAAGATTTTGTCTTCACGACTGAGTCTGACATA TGGGCTTTTGGTGTGACACTGTGGGAGATTATGACCAAGGGAGAAGTTCCATACTCGTACATGTCTGTAAGAGAAATGGTAGAAGAGTTGAAAAAGGGATATCGATTAGAATGCCCTCGTGAATGTCCGCAATACGT GTATAATATTATGAGTCGGTGTTGGCATGAAAACCCGCAGAGTCGactctctttttctcagttGATTTTTCAACTTGACACTGAGATAAAGTTGCTTGCCCCTGACTACACGGATTTCGACTCAAAGTCGATTACCAGTGAAACATTTACGCCAGAACTAATTTTATAA
- the LOC136191526 gene encoding uncharacterized protein produces MNASLLALLLAGVVAAVLGAPRWGREVEPIDEIDTQLIISGNQLLANTLNHASADADITMGDYLSSFGSIWKYEDNMVSYSFKNNYTSKYLCVNETGHMVPQDTKVSGCGLSVKRIFPASERDYSVVYVRAGDRYLVLSPFPDTAPIYCDESTCSDVIDQIKDSSDFTDSSKYKFYLLSF; encoded by the exons ATGAATGCGTCTCTGCTTGCTCTTCTACTCGCTGGTgtcgttgccgccgtcttgGGCGCTCCGAGATGGGGTCGCGAAGTCGAGCCAATAGACGAAATCGACACCCAGCTCATTATCAGTGGTAACCAGCTTCTAGCGAATACGCTCAATCACGCCAGCGCTGACGCTGACATTACCATGGGTGACTATCTGAGCAGCTTTGGCTCGATTTGGAAATACGAGGACAACATGGTCTCGTACAGTTTCAAGAACAATTACACGTCGAAGTACCTGTGCGTCAACGAGACCGGACACATGGTGCCTCAG GATACTAAGGTGAGTGGTTGCGGCTTGTCCGTGAAAAGGATTTTTCCTGCAAGTGAAAGAGACTATTCAGTTGTCTATGTACGAGCCGGCGATCGTTACCTCGTCCTTAGTCCGTTCCCAGACACCGCTCCCATCTActgcgacgaatcgacgtgcAGCGACGTAATTGATCAGATCAAAGACTCGAGTGACTTCACAGACTCGAGCAAGTACAAATTCTACTTGCTGAGCTTCTAA